The sequence CTTTCCCTGGTTTATGTTTCTTACAGCACGCTGCACTGCTGGACACtgcatttatttgcattttgtttcCCACCATGAGGTGAGCTCCAGAGGCAGGGGTGGCTCTGCTCCCTGCTGTGTCTGCAGCTCCCACAGGGAGCCTGATCCACAGTGAGCTCCCTGGGAACACTcgctggatgaatgaatgaagcggAGCCCAGGGGACCGGGGTGGTTCATCTATTCCTCATCCTCCTGAGGCCTGGGGAGCGCTCTAACAACCAGACGGCcaaacagaggaggaggagcgGGAAGGGGACCCAGAAGGAGGCCCGTGAGGTCCCAGGACAGCAGGAGAGAGTGAGGTCACAGTAGGCGGGAGGCAGCGTGCTGGACAAGGAGGGGTCCACCCCTGACGATGCTGAGAGCCAGGGGAAGGAGGACGGAGAAGTCCTGCAGGATTAGATCTGGCACCAGGAGGCCTTTGGTGCCCGGGACAGGGGCGGGGTCTCACCCGACTGTCCAGCTCCACCCTGTCCTCAGGCTGTGTGTCCTTCACGGCAGCATCTGCTGGGACACAGCAAGGGGTTTGTCTCCTCGGAAGGTTCCCTGAGACCTCTCAGTCCTGCGGGCCCCTGCCCAGCTCCCACACGGGGCCACTGTGATGCAGGGAGGGGCTGCGATGTTCCCGAGGTCCCACAGTGTGGGGTGAGATCATTTCACCCTGAGCCCCAGACCCTTTCCAGCCTGTGCCCCTTTCCCCATTGCTATGGAAACTTTGGGGCCCCCATCTCCTCCTGGCTGGTCGCCTCCCCCATCTCCTCCTGGCTGGTCGCCTCTTCCTGTCACTCACAGAGGTTTTCTTCCTGGGTGTCGGCAGCTGGACTGGACCTGGGGGAGGAAAGGGAGCTTTAGTGGCAGTGTACGGGGGCCCAGTGGGAGTCTCGGGTCTTCGGGCAGAATTACCTCCTCTGAAAGCCTCTGTCTCTGGGCTCTGGCTTCACAGCCCCTGCAGGATGTTGGAAATCAGCCTTTCTCTGGGCTGGGGGAAGAAGGACAGAGCCTCAGCCCTGGGAACATCGGAGCCCCCTGCCCCCCACACACAGCTCGAAGGTAAGGAAGGAAACCTGAAAACACTCCTGCCTCCATGTTCCAAACGCCCCATGAGATGGACAGAGCCCGAAGGACACTTTACATTTGTAGATGGGACTGACATTAAGTGCTTTCTCCATTCGCCTGGTGAGAAATGCTGGAACAGTTCCTCAAAGCTGCATTTGCCCAGTGGTTTGGGTTCCCTTTGGCTGGTGCCCTGAGCCCACCCTTGGTCGGCCCATGGGGTGCCCCCTTCCCTACTCACCCGATGTCCAATGTTTGCCCTGACGTCGATGTCGGAGgacgaggaagaggaggaggaggaggaagagcagcagGACGAAGGCCACCAAGATGCCAGTCACAACCCCCAGGTGCCTTCCCAGACCTTGAGCATGATGACATCAGAAATGGGGGTGATGTCATTGAAATGAGCGCCTACTGTGTGCCGGACCTTCTGTTCACCACCTCCAACCCCCACAACAGTCGTACAGCACGGAATGGAAACACCCACCCACCTTACAGATggaaaactgaggctaagagaggGGAATCACCTGCCCCAGGACCCCCAGCCGGGAAGCGGCAGAGCTGGGAAGGGAACCGGGAAGTCTGACCCGCAGCCCTTGTTCCCTGCACCGGAGCTGAGCCCCAGAGATGCAGGGAAAGAACCTGACCGTCCTGAACCACagccctgctcccctcccctgccccaggtCACCGTCACTGCTGCAGGTGGGACAGGACAGGCCCCTGCGGAATCGGGTCTGGGAGGCTTCCCTGGGAGGCCTCCTCTCCCAGGAGGTCACAGCTGGGAGTCAGAGCTGAAAGGAACGTTCCCACCCGCAGGCTTCTTTCCTTTACacctggagaaactgaggcccaggcagcGGAGGGGCCTGTCCACGTCACCATCTTCAGAGGAGGCTGAACCTAGGACAGAATCCACCCTGCCTCCCCGGACCCCGCCCACCTTCCTCTCAGAGCCCCCCACTCACCACTCTGGGGATCCGACCCCGTGGGGTTGAGGGACTGGTCCTCAGGGCCTGCTGGGTCAGGATGGGAAGGTGAGGGCTGGGGCTGCCCTGCTCCCCACGTCAGCCCGGCTGCTCCTCCCCCAGGCTGGGCCCCAACACGTCCCTCTGCCTCGACCCCACCCCTCACTGGCCcagcctgagcccctgggagCCTGTGGCCCCTCCTCTGGCTCTGCCCAGCTCCCTGGAGGGAAGCCCGAGCTTGAGTCCCCGAGGGGAATGGGACTCTGGGAAATGTGGGGGAGGCCGTGATCCCTCCAAGCCCAGAGGCCTCAGGGACTCACCAGGTGTGGGGGTGGGACCAGTGAGTGGGAGGCTGGGACTCCCAGAGGGTCCTGGGTTAAAGAATGAGAGGAAGCTGAGGAGCGGGGCTTCCTTGCAGTCCCCACCTCAAACCAAATTTCTCTACTCGGGCCATGTGGCCTCCTCAGGCCGCTCCCTCCACCCACTTCTCCTCTTCATGATGCTGGTGACGCCGCTGAGGGTGGGCATGCCTGGGAGGGCCCTGTTGTCCTCCTTCCCTCTGAGGTGAGTGCCCTTCTGGCTAAGCCCCGCTTAGATCCCTGCTCACTCCATCCCAGCCCAGAGCTCTCCTGGGGCAGGACCTGAGCTGAGCCTTTGAGTTCAGAGAGGACAGGGTCAGGGCCCTCACCTGAGACCACGAGCTCCAGGGGCTCACTGGGGTGAGTCAGGAGGTAGGGGTTGGAGCTGAATGAGCCATAGCACCTGTAGGTCCCTGCGTGGGCTGAGGTCACAGGACCCATGGGAAATTCAGCCTGGTATATGTGAGACGGGCGCTTTGATTTCAGATGCAGGGGGGCATCAGCTGCTCCCTCCTTGGTCAGAAAGAAAGTGTCCATCCATCCCTGTGACTGACACAGCAGGGTCACGTTCTCTCCTGAGGCCACTGTGGGGCCCGGCTGCACAGAGAGGGAGGGTCTGGCATGGGTCTGTCCTGGAGAGAAGACGGATGGGTGAGGGGCTGCCCCACCTTGTTCTGAGCTGAGACCTCCCCAGGGCTCTCTCTGGGACCctcagtctctctgtctctgttttctctgagtctccccttccccacccatccctgtctctgtctgtctctccctcccttggGACCCCCACCCCTCATCCCGGCCATCACCAGCTGGGGTTCCCCAGCAGGGCCTGAGCAGAGCCTGGGTCCCTGACTGAACCCACAGGGTTCCTCACCTGAGATCAAGATGTCCAGGGGGTCACTGGGGGCCGACCACTCGGAGGAGAGGTTGTGTGCACCGTAGCATCTGTACTGGCCCCCGTGGGAGCCCCTCACAGGGTCCAGGGTGAAGTTGGCCTGAGCAAGCCCAGCCTGGAGCTGCTGACCAGGGCGCTGGAGGAAGTCACGTTCTCCCTCCTTGTACAGAGCAAATCTGTCGTAGCCGGCATCAGAGCCACACTGGAGGGTCAGCTTATCCCCACCGGCCACGACAGGACCCGGCTGCACTGAGAGTGACGGCTTCTTAGAAACACCTGGGAAAAGGTGGTCACGGTTTCCAGGAGCGACCCTCAGGCTTCCCCACAAACCCTCCCTCTCCCCCCGGGCCTCACCACTGCTGATCTTCCTGTGTCTCTGGCCCCAGGAGCCCTGAGCCCTCTCGTCCCAACATCATCCCACCTGGCGCTGCCCTGAGACGCGGCTCCTCCCCACCTGCCCGGAGACTCAGGGAACTCCAGGCAATGCTGTGAATTTCTCACCTGGGACCAGGAGCTCCAGGAGATCACTGGGTAAAGACCACACATAGGGAAAGGTTGAGTCATAACCATAGCACCGGTACGACCACCTGCGACTCGGGCTCACGGGGCCCACGGAGAAGACGGCCCGGGATGACCCACGGGTATGGGGCTGGGAGTTCAGGCGTTGTGGGTGTTCATCTTCTCCTTCCTTACACAGAATGAAGCCACCTGATGCCACCTGTGAGTCACACTGGAGGGTCACGTTCCCTCCTGAGGCCAccacagggctgggcagggctgagaGGGTGGGTTTTCTGTAGGCTCCTGGGAGAGAAGGAGGCACCGTGTTAAATGGGCTCCCACCTCCCGCATCATCCCCAGGGCTGGGCTGTGAGAGGGAGACACCCCTGAGAGCCGACCCCCTTCCTGAGGAcagagcctggggctgggacCCCTGAGTGTCCTCTCACCTGTCACCACCAGCTCCAGGGGGTCACTGAGCTCTGACCACCAACTGTGGCTGTAATACTGACAGCGATACCGCCCTGCGTCTTCCCAGGTGATGGATGGGATGGGGAACTGGCCCTTCTTCACAAGCTCTGGTCGTATCAATGTAATCCAGGATGTTGATTTTCTCTCCCTATATAGACGGTACTCCCGGGCTTCAAGGTTTCCCTGACACCTGAGGGTCACGGGACTCCCCTGGGTGATCACACGGTCTGGCTCAGCCCAGAGCATGGGCTTGGGGAGGATTCCTAAAAGGAAATCAGAGGTCGGATTCTAAGTCATTTCCCACCCAACAGATCTCAGCTGTTGGCTGTAGGACCCTCCAGACGCCCCCATCAGTCAGCCCAGATCTGCTATTCCCCGTCCCCAGCTGCACGGGGGTGGCCCCTTGTCCCCAGTGAGTAGGAGGGACCTGGGACAGCTGGGGACAGACTCACCTGCCTGCACGTGGGTCCTGGGGCCCAGACTCAGCCCTGGAAGAGAATTCCCTGTGAGAGATTTGCCCCTGAAGCCTGAGCAGGTCCTCCCCTCCCTAGGATCTTTGTGAGCCCCTGGGGTCTCCTTATGCACCAGAGTTTGGCTGTGGGGTGAGGCCCCTCCTAGGTTAGAATCTCCCCTCCCTCTTCAAATCTCACCGAGACAGATCAGGACCGTGAGGATGGGGGTCATGGCGTCTCCTCCCACTGCCCTGCTCTGCGGATGGAGGAGCCCTCGGTGCTGGcaggacagagacacacagagagaaatagcctcccctccttcccaccctgTGCGGACGCTCGGAGGCTGGGTCCTTCTCCCGGGGTGTTGTCATCTGCAGCCACACAGGAAGCGGAACTGACCTCCCAGGATCCTGACTCTCATTCTCTTAGGGCTGAGGTTGGGCAGGCACCGGGCCCTCTGCAGACATTTCAGACTGTAATGGGGTCTTTCCTGACCCCCAGCCACTGTCTGTCTGGTTCATCCTCGTCTCACTGAGAGCCGGGATGTAGCGGCAAATAGAACTGGTGCTTCCTGTGTCTGCCCTTCCAGATGAGGGTAGCGGAGGCTTCCCCTTCCTTCTCACAGCCTCCCGCAaggtctccctccctccttcagccCGTCCATCAGCACACGTTGTGTGGTCCTTACCATGGCAGTGGTCTCTCCAGCCCTGGAGATGCTTCAGGGAAGACGCAGGTCCATGCTGCAGGCAGACTCAGACCAGCAGAGACGCATCTCACAACTGACTGTGCCGTCCAGGCTGAGCTGTGTGTGGCAGTGAGGACAGAAGAGAAATGCAGGGAAATAGGGGAAGAAAAGTTGACTTCTTTCTTGGCACTGGACTGTGGGTTTTCTTTCAATAGTTCCCTCTCAACTtcccctttttaattttttttttttttttttttgctacagcgtccaccccctccccccaggaACAAACCTCTGAGTCTTTCCTGCCTCCTCGGTGCCCCTTGCGTCCTTGGCCGTCCCTCTGCACCTCAATTCCTGGTCAACATTTTGGGAACAATGGCTTATGTTCGCGCTTTGATTTGAGGAGCTGAGGAGGGAGTTGATACTTATTTGATGACTGGTTTTCATCCACTGCCTATGTGACCTTGGTCTGTAGTGtcccatctctgagcctcagcttcttcctttgCAGGCTGTTGTCATGAATCCCACTCGTCACCGTGgttgtggggtcagtggtgccTGGACATTGGGAGGGGCTCATTTGTGCTTGATTTCCAGACCAGGGTAAGACCTGAGGTGTTTGGGACATGAGAGGGTCTTGGTGTTGGACTCCACAGTCTGTGAAGGTGATTGAT comes from Macaca fascicularis isolate 582-1 chromosome 19, T2T-MFA8v1.1 and encodes:
- the LOC102143922 gene encoding leukocyte immunoglobulin-like receptor subfamily B member 1 isoform X12 — translated: MHRGLLHPQSRAVGGDAMTPILTVLICLGLSLGPRTHVQAGILPKPMLWAEPDRVITQGSPVTLRCQGNLEAREYRLYRERKSTSWITLIRPELVKKGQFPIPSITWEDAGRYRCQYYSHSWWSELSDPLELVVTGAYRKPTLSALPSPVVASGGNVTLQCDSQVASGGFILCKEGEDEHPQRLNSQPHTRGSSRAVFSVGPVSPSRRWSYRCYGYDSTFPYVWSLPSDLLELLVPGVSKKPSLSVQPGPVVAGGDKLTLQCGSDAGYDRFALYKEGERDFLQRPGQQLQAGLAQANFTLDPVRGSHGGQYRCYGAHNLSSEWSAPSDPLDILISGQTHARPSLSVQPGPTVASGENVTLLCQSQGWMDTFFLTKEGAADAPLHLKSKRPSHIYQAEFPMGPVTSAHAGTYRCYGSFSSNPYLLTHPSEPLELVVSAGPEDQSLNPTGSDPQSGLGRHLGVVTGILVAFVLLLFLLLLLFLVLRHRRQGKHWTSAQRKADFQHPAGAVKPEPRDRGFQRRSSPAADTQEENLYAAVKDTQPEDRVELDSRQSPHDEDPQAVTYAQVEHSGPRREMASPPSPLSEEFLDTKDTQAEEDRQRDTEAAASEDPQDVTYAQLQSLTLRREATEPPPTQEREPPAEPSVYATLAIH
- the LOC102143922 gene encoding leukocyte immunoglobulin-like receptor subfamily B member 1 isoform X16; this encodes MHRGLLHPQSRAVGGDAMTPILTVLICLGLSLGPRTHVQAGILPKPMLWAEPDRVITQGSPVTLRCQGNLEAREYRLYRERKSTSWITLIRPELVKKGQFPIPSITWEDAGRYRCQYYSHSWWSELSDPLELVVTGAYRKPTLSALPSPVVASGGNVTLQCDSQVASGGFILCKEGEDEHPQRLNSQPHTRGSSRAVFSVGPVSPSRRWSYRCYGYDSTFPYVWSLPSDLLELLVPGVSKKPSLSVQPGPVVAGGDKLTLQCGSDAGYDRFALYKEGERDFLQRPGQQLQAGLAQANFTLDPVRGSHGGQYRCYGAHNLSSEWSAPSDPLDILISGQTHARPSLSVQPGPTVASGENVTLLCQSQGWMDTFFLTKEGAADAPLHLKSKRPSHIYQAEFPMGPVTSAHAGTYRCYGSFSSNPYLLTHPSEPLELVVSGPEDQSLNPTGSDPQSGLGRHLGVVTGILVAFVLLLFLLLLLFLVLRHRRQGKHWTSAQRKADFQHPAGAVKPEPRDRGFQRRSSPAADTQEENLYAAVKDTQPEDRVELDSRQSPHDEDPQAVTYAQVEHSGPRREMASPPSPLSEEFLDTKDTQAEEDRQRDTEAAASEDPQDVTYAQLQSLTLRREATEPPPTQEREPPAEPSVYATLAIH
- the LOC102143922 gene encoding leukocyte immunoglobulin-like receptor subfamily B member 2 isoform X24, giving the protein MHRGLLHPQSRAVGGDAMTPILTVLICLGLSLGPRTHVQAGILPKPMLWAEPDRVITQGSPVTLRCQGNLEAREYRLYRERKSTSWITLIRPELVKKGQFPIPSITWEDAGRYRCQYYSHSWWSELSDPLELVVTGAYRKPTLSALPSPVVASGGNVTLQCDSQVASGGFILCKEGEDEHPQRLNSQPHTRGSSRAVFSVGPVSPSRRWSYRCYGYDSTFPYVWSLPSDLLELLVPGVSKKPSLSVQPGPVVAGGDKLTLQCGSDAGYDRFALYKEGERDFLQRPGQQLQAGLAQANFTLDPVRGSHGGQYRCYGAHNLSSEWSAPSDPLDILISGQTHARPSLSVQPGPTVASGENVTLLCQSQGWMDTFFLTKEGAADAPLHLKSKRPSHIYQAEFPMGPVTSAHAGTYRCYGSFSSNPYLLTHPSEPLELVVSGPSGSPSLPLTGPTPTPGPEDQSLNPTGSDPQSGLGRHLGVVTGILVAFVLLLFLLLLLFLVLRHRRQGKHWTSAQRKADFQHPAGAVKPEPRDRGFQRRSSPAADTQEENLYAAVKDTQPEDRVELDSRAAASEDPQDVTYAQLQSLTLRREATEPPPTQEREPPAEPSVYATLAIH
- the LOC102143922 gene encoding leukocyte immunoglobulin-like receptor subfamily B member 2 isoform X23 — protein: MHRGLLHPQSRAVGGDAMTPILTVLICLGLSLGPRTHVQAGILPKPMLWAEPDRVITQGSPVTLRCQGNLEAREYRLYRERKSTSWITLIRPELVKKGQFPIPSITWEDAGRYRCQYYSHSWWSELSDPLELVVTGAYRKPTLSALPSPVVASGGNVTLQCDSQVASGGFILCKEGEDEHPQRLNSQPHTRGSSRAVFSVGPVSPSRRWSYRCYGYDSTFPYVWSLPSDLLELLVPGVSKKPSLSVQPGPVVAGGDKLTLQCGSDAGYDRFALYKEGERDFLQRPGQQLQAGLAQANFTLDPVRGSHGGQYRCYGAHNLSSEWSAPSDPLDILISGQTHARPSLSVQPGPTVASGENVTLLCQSQGWMDTFFLTKEGAADAPLHLKSKRPSHIYQAEFPMGPVTSAHAGTYRCYGSFSSNPYLLTHPSEPLELVVSGPSGSPSLPLTGPTPTPAGPEDQSLNPTGSDPQSGLGRHLGVVTGILVAFVLLLFLLLLLFLVLRHRRQGKHWTSAQRKADFQHPAGAVKPEPRDRGFQRRSSPAADTQEENLYAAVKDTQPEDRVELDSRAAASEDPQDVTYAQLQSLTLRREATEPPPTQEREPPAEPSVYATLAIH
- the LOC102143922 gene encoding leukocyte immunoglobulin-like receptor subfamily B member 1 isoform X14; protein product: MHRGLLHPQSRAVGGDAMTPILTVLICLGLSLGPRTHVQAGILPKPMLWAEPDRVITQGSPVTLRCQGNLEAREYRLYRERKSTSWITLIRPELVKKGQFPIPSITWEDAGRYRCQYYSHSWWSELSDPLELVVTGAYRKPTLSALPSPVVASGGNVTLQCDSQVASGGFILCKEGEDEHPQRLNSQPHTRGSSRAVFSVGPVSPSRRWSYRCYGYDSTFPYVWSLPSDLLELLVPGVSKKPSLSVQPGPVVAGGDKLTLQCGSDAGYDRFALYKEGERDFLQRPGQQLQAGLAQANFTLDPVRGSHGGQYRCYGAHNLSSEWSAPSDPLDILISGQTHARPSLSVQPGPTVASGENVTLLCQSQGWMDTFFLTKEGAADAPLHLKSKRPSHIYQAEFPMGPVTSAHAGTYRCYGSFSSNPYLLTHPSEPLELVVSAGPEDQSLNPTGSDPQSGLGRHLGVVTGILVAFVLLLFLLLLLFLVLRHRRQGKHWTSAQRKADFQHPAGAVKPEPRDRGFQRRSSPAADTQEENLYAAVKDTQPEDRVELDSRSPHDEDPQAVTYAQVEHSGPRREMASPPSPLSEEFLDTKDTQAEEDRQRDTEAAASEDPQDVTYAQLQSLTLRREATEPPPTQEREPPAEPSVYATLAIH
- the LOC102143922 gene encoding leukocyte immunoglobulin-like receptor subfamily B member 1 isoform X18, translating into MHRGLLHPQSRAVGGDAMTPILTVLICLGILPKPMLWAEPDRVITQGSPVTLRCQGNLEAREYRLYRERKSTSWITLIRPELVKKGQFPIPSITWEDAGRYRCQYYSHSWWSELSDPLELVVTGAYRKPTLSALPSPVVASGGNVTLQCDSQVASGGFILCKEGEDEHPQRLNSQPHTRGSSRAVFSVGPVSPSRRWSYRCYGYDSTFPYVWSLPSDLLELLVPGVSKKPSLSVQPGPVVAGGDKLTLQCGSDAGYDRFALYKEGERDFLQRPGQQLQAGLAQANFTLDPVRGSHGGQYRCYGAHNLSSEWSAPSDPLDILISGQTHARPSLSVQPGPTVASGENVTLLCQSQGWMDTFFLTKEGAADAPLHLKSKRPSHIYQAEFPMGPVTSAHAGTYRCYGSFSSNPYLLTHPSEPLELVVSAGPEDQSLNPTGSDPQSGLGRHLGVVTGILVAFVLLLFLLLLLFLVLRHRRQGKHWTSAQRKADFQHPAGAVKPEPRDRGFQRRSSPAADTQEENLYAAVKDTQPEDRVELDSRQSPHDEDPQAVTYAQVEHSGPRREMASPPSPLSEEFLDTKDTQAEEDRQRDTEAAASEDPQDVTYAQLQSLTLRREATEPPPTQEREPPAEPSVYATLAIH
- the LOC102143922 gene encoding leukocyte immunoglobulin-like receptor subfamily B member 1 isoform X19, producing MHRGLLHPQSRAVGGDAMTPILTVLICLGILPKPMLWAEPDRVITQGSPVTLRCQGNLEAREYRLYRERKSTSWITLIRPELVKKGQFPIPSITWEDAGRYRCQYYSHSWWSELSDPLELVVTGAYRKPTLSALPSPVVASGGNVTLQCDSQVASGGFILCKEGEDEHPQRLNSQPHTRGSSRAVFSVGPVSPSRRWSYRCYGYDSTFPYVWSLPSDLLELLVPGVSKKPSLSVQPGPVVAGGDKLTLQCGSDAGYDRFALYKEGERDFLQRPGQQLQAGLAQANFTLDPVRGSHGGQYRCYGAHNLSSEWSAPSDPLDILISGQTHARPSLSVQPGPTVASGENVTLLCQSQGWMDTFFLTKEGAADAPLHLKSKRPSHIYQAEFPMGPVTSAHAGTYRCYGSFSSNPYLLTHPSEPLELVVSAGPEDQSLNPTGSDPQSGLGRHLGVVTGILVAFVLLLFLLLLLFLVLRHRRQGKHWTSAQRKADFQHPAGAVKPEPRDRGFQRRSSPAADTQEENLYAAVKDTQPEDRVELDSRQSPHDEDPQAVTYAQVEHSGPRREMASPPSPLSEEFLDTKDTQAEEDRQRDTEAAASEDPQDVTYAQLQSLTLRREATEPPPTQEREPPAEPSVYATLAIH
- the LOC102143922 gene encoding leukocyte immunoglobulin-like receptor subfamily B member 1 isoform X15; this encodes MHRGLLHPQSRAVGGDAMTPILTVLICLGLSLGPRTHVQAGILPKPMLWAEPDRVITQGSPVTLRCQGNLEAREYRLYRERKSTSWITLIRPELVKKGQFPIPSITWEDAGRYRCQYYSHSWWSELSDPLELVVTGAYRKPTLSALPSPVVASGGNVTLQCDSQVASGGFILCKEGEDEHPQRLNSQPHTRGSSRAVFSVGPVSPSRRWSYRCYGYDSTFPYVWSLPSDLLELLVPGVSKKPSLSVQPGPVVAGGDKLTLQCGSDAGYDRFALYKEGERDFLQRPGQQLQAGLAQANFTLDPVRGSHGGQYRCYGAHNLSSEWSAPSDPLDILISGQTHARPSLSVQPGPTVASGENVTLLCQSQGWMDTFFLTKEGAADAPLHLKSKRPSHIYQAEFPMGPVTSAHAGTYRCYGSFSSNPYLLTHPSEPLELVVSGPSGSPSLPLTGPTPTPGLGRHLGVVTGILVAFVLLLFLLLLLFLVLRHRRQGKHWTSAQRKADFQHPAGAVKPEPRDRGFQRRSSPAADTQEENLYAAVKDTQPEDRVELDSRSPHDEDPQAVTYAQVEHSGPRREMASPPSPLSEEFLDTKDTQAEEDRQRDTEAAASEDPQDVTYAQLQSLTLRREATEPPPTQEREPPAEPSVYATLAIH
- the LOC102143922 gene encoding leukocyte immunoglobulin-like receptor subfamily B member 1 isoform X13, whose protein sequence is MHRGLLHPQSRAVGGDAMTPILTVLICLGLSLGPRTHVQAGILPKPMLWAEPDRVITQGSPVTLRCQGNLEAREYRLYRERKSTSWITLIRPELVKKGQFPIPSITWEDAGRYRCQYYSHSWWSELSDPLELVVTGAYRKPTLSALPSPVVASGGNVTLQCDSQVASGGFILCKEGEDEHPQRLNSQPHTRGSSRAVFSVGPVSPSRRWSYRCYGYDSTFPYVWSLPSDLLELLVPGVSKKPSLSVQPGPVVAGGDKLTLQCGSDAGYDRFALYKEGERDFLQRPGQQLQAGLAQANFTLDPVRGSHGGQYRCYGAHNLSSEWSAPSDPLDILISGQTHARPSLSVQPGPTVASGENVTLLCQSQGWMDTFFLTKEGAADAPLHLKSKRPSHIYQAEFPMGPVTSAHAGTYRCYGSFSSNPYLLTHPSEPLELVVSGPSGSPSLPLTGPTPTPGLGRHLGVVTGILVAFVLLLFLLLLLFLVLRHRRQGKHWTSAQRKADFQHPAGAVKPEPRDRGFQRRSSPAADTQEENLYAAVKDTQPEDRVELDSRQSPHDEDPQAVTYAQVEHSGPRREMASPPSPLSEEFLDTKDTQAEEDRQRDTEAAASEDPQDVTYAQLQSLTLRREATEPPPTQEREPPAEPSVYATLAIH
- the LOC102143922 gene encoding leukocyte immunoglobulin-like receptor subfamily B member 1 isoform X7 — translated: MHRGLLHPQSRAVGGDAMTPILTVLICLGLSLGPRTHVQAGILPKPMLWAEPDRVITQGSPVTLRCQGNLEAREYRLYRERKSTSWITLIRPELVKKGQFPIPSITWEDAGRYRCQYYSHSWWSELSDPLELVVTGAYRKPTLSALPSPVVASGGNVTLQCDSQVASGGFILCKEGEDEHPQRLNSQPHTRGSSRAVFSVGPVSPSRRWSYRCYGYDSTFPYVWSLPSDLLELLVPGVSKKPSLSVQPGPVVAGGDKLTLQCGSDAGYDRFALYKEGERDFLQRPGQQLQAGLAQANFTLDPVRGSHGGQYRCYGAHNLSSEWSAPSDPLDILISGQTHARPSLSVQPGPTVASGENVTLLCQSQGWMDTFFLTKEGAADAPLHLKSKRPSHIYQAEFPMGPVTSAHAGTYRCYGSFSSNPYLLTHPSEPLELVVSGPSGSPSLPLTGPTPTPGPEDQSLNPTGSDPQSGLGRHLGVVTGILVAFVLLLFLLLLLFLVLRHRRQGKHWTSAQRKADFQHPAGAVKPEPRDRGFQRRSSPAADTQEENLYAAVKDTQPEDRVELDSRQSPHDEDPQAVTYAQVEHSGPRREMASPPSPLSEEFLDTKDTQAEEDRQRDTEAAASEDPQDVTYAQLQSLTLRREATEPPPTQEREPPAEPSVYATLAIH
- the LOC102143922 gene encoding leukocyte immunoglobulin-like receptor subfamily B member 1 isoform X17, with protein sequence MHRGLLHPQSRAVGGDAMTPILTVLICLGLSLGPRTHVQAGILPKPMLWAEPDRVITQGSPVTLRCQGNLEAREYRLYRERKSTSWITLIRPELVKKGQFPIPSITWEDAGRYRCQYYSHSWWSELSDPLELVVTGAYRKPTLSALPSPVVASGGNVTLQCDSQVASGGFILCKEGEDEHPQRLNSQPHTRGSSRAVFSVGPVSPSRRWSYRCYGYDSTFPYVWSLPSDLLELLVPGVSKKPSLSVQPGPVVAGGDKLTLQCGSDAGYDRFALYKEGERDFLQRPGQQLQAGLAQANFTLDPVRGSHGGQYRCYGAHNLSSEWSAPSDPLDILISGQTHARPSLSVQPGPTVASGENVTLLCQSQGWMDTFFLTKEGAADAPLHLKSKRPSHIYQAEFPMGPVTSAHAGTYRCYGSFSSNPYLLTHPSEPLELVVSGPEDQSLNPTGSDPQSGLGRHLGVVTGILVAFVLLLFLLLLLFLVLRHRRQGKHWTSAQRKADFQHPAGAVKPEPRDRGFQRRSSPAADTQEENLYAAVKDTQPEDRVELDSRSPHDEDPQAVTYAQVEHSGPRREMASPPSPLSEEFLDTKDTQAEEDRQRDTEAAASEDPQDVTYAQLQSLTLRREATEPPPTQEREPPAEPSVYATLAIH
- the LOC102143922 gene encoding leukocyte immunoglobulin-like receptor subfamily B member 1 isoform X8, with amino-acid sequence MHRGLLHPQSRAVGGDAMTPILTVLICLGLSLGPRTHVQAGILPKPMLWAEPDRVITQGSPVTLRCQGNLEAREYRLYRERKSTSWITLIRPELVKKGQFPIPSITWEDAGRYRCQYYSHSWWSELSDPLELVVTGAYRKPTLSALPSPVVASGGNVTLQCDSQVASGGFILCKEGEDEHPQRLNSQPHTRGSSRAVFSVGPVSPSRRWSYRCYGYDSTFPYVWSLPSDLLELLVPGVSKKPSLSVQPGPVVAGGDKLTLQCGSDAGYDRFALYKEGERDFLQRPGQQLQAGLAQANFTLDPVRGSHGGQYRCYGAHNLSSEWSAPSDPLDILISGQTHARPSLSVQPGPTVASGENVTLLCQSQGWMDTFFLTKEGAADAPLHLKSKRPSHIYQAEFPMGPVTSAHAGTYRCYGSFSSNPYLLTHPSEPLELVVSGPSGSPSLPLTGPTPTPGPEDQSLNPTGSDPQSGLGRHLGVVTGILVAFVLLLFLLLLLFLVLRHRRQGKHWTSAQRKADFQHPAGAVKPEPRDRGFQRRSSPAADTQEENLYAAVKDTQPEDRVELDSRSPHDEDPQAVTYAQVEHSGPRREMASPPSPLSEEFLDTKDTQAEEDRQRDTEAAASEDPQDVTYAQLQSLTLRREATEPPPTQEREPPAEPSVYATLAIH